Proteins encoded in a region of the Vicia villosa cultivar HV-30 ecotype Madison, WI linkage group LG5, Vvil1.0, whole genome shotgun sequence genome:
- the LOC131605531 gene encoding U-box domain-containing protein 6-like: MKNLSIVYCKVLSIFPSLEAARPRSKTGIRALCSLHVALEKAKNVLHHCSVCSKLYLAVIGDSVLLKFEKVKCALEDSLRRVEDIVPQSIGYQVQEIVNEFASVEFALDPLEKQVGDDLITLLQQGKKFDEDSESYELESFHQAATRLGITSSRAALAERRALKKLIDKARAEEDKRKESIVAYLLHLMRKYSKLFRNEFSDDTDSQGSGPCSPTVQGSNEDGVPVSHNQAFGRQLSKLSSFSFTPNNNMEPGQMALPPEELRCPIYLQLMYDPIIIASGQTYERVCIEKWFSDGHNNCPKTQQNLPHLCLTPNYCVKGLVASWCEQNGIPIPEGPPESLDLNYWRLVISESESANSRSVNSVNSCKLKGVRVVPVEESCNSKEYGENEAESVSAQEEDTEQYLNFLKVLTEENNWKGKYEVVDKLRLLLRDDEEARILMGANGFVEALVLFLQSALHERNLMAQESGAMALFNIAVNNDRSALSSVVFIILNHYVEILFMLLQQGNFQFQLLNNSIFS, translated from the exons ATGAAGAATCTTTCTATAGTATATTGCAAAGTATTGTCAATATTTCCCTCTTTAGAAGCAGCTAGGCCTAGGAGTAAAACCGGAATTCGGGCATTATGTTCATTGCATGTGGCCTTGGAGAAAGCCAAGAATGTTCTCCATCATTGCTCAGTGTGCAGTAAACTTTACCTG GCTGTAATTGGGGACTCCGTTCTCCTAAAATTTGAGAAGGTTAAATGTGCTCTTGAAGATAGTCTTAGGCGGGTGGAAGATATTGTTCCACAATCCATTGGATATCAG GTTCAGGAGATTGTGAATGAATTTGCAAGTGTGGAATTTGCACTTGACCCCTTAGAGAAGCAAGTTGGTGATGATCTAATTACATTGCTCCAGCAGGGCAAGAAGTTTGACGAAGATAGTGAAAGTTATGAGCTTGAATCTTTTCACCAGGCTGCTACTAGACTTGGAATCACATCTTCAAGAGCAGCTCTTGCTGAAAGAAGAGCTCTCAAGAAACTTATAGACAAGGCTCGGGCTGAGGAGGACAAACGAAAGGAATCAATTGTTGCATATCTTTTGCATCTTATGAGGAAGTACTCCAAGTTATTCAGAAATGAGTTTTCAGACGATACTGATTCTCAGGGTTCTGGTCCTTGTTCTCCCACTGTTCAGGGGTCTAATGAGGACGGTGTTCCCGTTTCTCATAATCAGGCTTTTGGCAGACAGCTTTCAAAACTTAGTTCCTTTAGTTTCACGCCAAATAATAATATGGAGCCGGGGCAGATGGCTCTACCACCTGAGGAGTTAAGGTGTCCAATATATCTGCAGCTTATGTATGATCCAATTATTATTGCTTCGGGGCAAACATATGAAAGAGTTTGCATAGAGAAATGGTTCAGTGATGGGCATAACAACTGCCCAAAGACCCAACAGAATCTTCCACATCTTTGCTTGACTCCTAATTACTGTGTTAAGGGTCTTGTTGCTAGTTGGTGCGAACAAAATGGAATTCCTATTCCCGAAGGCCCTCCTGAGTCTCTTGATCTTAACTATTGGAGATTGGTAATATCAGAGTCTGAGTCTGCAAATTCAAGATCTGTAAATAGTGTCAACTCTTGCAAACTGAAGGGTGTCAGAGTGGTTCCTGTAGAAGAGAGTTGTAACTCAAAGGAATATGGGGAAAATGAAGCTGAAAGTGTATCTGCACAAGAGGAAGACACCGAGCAGTATCTTAATTTTCTGAAAGTCTTGACTGAGGAGAACAATTGGAAGGGGAAATATGAAGTGGTAGATAAGTTAAGGCTGTTGCTGAGGGATGATGAAGAAGCTAGGATTCTTATGGGGGCTAATGGGTTTGTTGAAGCACTTGTTCTGTTTTTACAATCGGCTTTACATGAAAGGAATTTGATGGCTCAGGAAAGCGGAGCAATGGCTCTTTTCAACATAGCTGTGAATAATGACAGGTCTGCATTATCATCTgtagtttttattattttgaatcaTTATGTAGAAATTCTTTTCATGTTGTTGCAACAAGGTAATTTTCAGTTTCAGCTTTTGAATAATTCTATATTCTCATAA
- the LOC131602654 gene encoding NAC domain-containing protein 73-like has translation MTWCNDSNDQDRGIELITSNQNTLITDESKSTQTRTLSCPSCGHNIEFQDQGGINDLPGLPAGVKFDPNDQEILHHLEAKILFDVPKLHPLIDEFIPTLEGENGICYTHPEKLPGVRKDGQIRHFFHRPSKAYTTGTRKRRKVQTDEEGSETRWHKTGKTRPVFIGGAIKGFKKILVLYTNYGRQKKPEKTNWVMHQYHIGSNEEEKDGELVVSKVFYQTQPRQCGANNSSNIIIKDAYENRMMMTQGNVQDDNEAPTMDYYNPPFINYDHVGHNLEPQFNPNLVMQGDGSSFIRLAMDANKARLDRN, from the exons ATGACATGGTGCAATGACTCAAATGATCAAGATAGAGGCATTGAACTAATCACATCCAACCAAAATACTCTTATCACTGATGAATCAAAATCAACCCAAACTCGAACCTTAAGTTGTCCCTCATGTGGTCATAACATTGAATTTCAAGATCAG GGTGGAATCAATGATTTGCCAGGATTACCAGCTGGAGTGAAGTTCGATCCGAATGATCAAGAGATACTGCATCATTTGGAAGCAAAGATTCTGTTTGATGTCCCCAAACTCCATCCTCTTATTGATGAGTTCATACCAACGCTTGAAGGCGAAAACGGAATCTGTTACACTCATCCAGAAAAGTTACCAG GTGTAAGAAAAGATGGACAGATTCGGCACTTCTTTCACAGGCCATCAAAAGCATACACAACAGGAACAAGGAAAAGAAGAAAGGTTCAAACAGATGAAGAAGGAAGTGAGACAAGATGGCACAAAACAGGAAAAACCAGACCAGTTTTTATTGGGGGTGCTATCAAAGGTTTCAAAAAGATACTAGTACTCTACACTAACTATGGAAGACAAAAGAAGCCTGAGAAGACTAATTGGGTGATGCATCAATACCATATTGGTagtaatgaagaagagaaagatggTGAATTAGTTGTTTCAAAAGTCTTTTACCAAACTCAACCTCGACAATGTGGTGCTAATAATAGTTCCAACATTATTATAAAGGATGCTTATGAAAATAGAATGATGATGACTCAAGGGAATGTGCAAGATGATAATGAAGCTCCTACTATGGATTACTACAATCCCCCTTTCATAAACTATGACCATGTTGGCCATAACTTGGAACCACAGTTTAATCCAAACTTGGTTATGCAAGGTGATGGTTCTTCTTTTATTCGATTAGCAATGGATGCAAACAAAGCAAGGTTGGACAGAAATTAG